The genomic segment CTAATTACAGCAGACGAAGAGGTAGAATTAGCGCAACGCATAAAAGCAGGAGATCAACTTGCTTTAGAAAAGTTAACGAAAGCTAACTTACGTTTTGTTGTTTCTGTTGCTAAGCAATACCAAAACCAAGGTTTAACATTACCAGATTTAATTAACGAAGGTAATTTAGGTTTAATAAAAGCTGCACAACGTTTTGATGAAACACGTGGTTTTAAATTTATTTCTTATGCTGTATGGTGGATTCGTCAATCGATTCTTCAAGCTTTAGCTGAACAATCTCGTATTGTACGTTTACCATTAAATAAGATTGGTTCTATTAATAAAATTAATAAGACGTTTGCCTTTTTAGAGCAAAGTCATGAGCGACCACCTTCTGCAGAAGAGATTGCAAAAGAATTAGACATGACGATTAACGATGTTAAGGAGTCTATGAAAAATTCTGGTCGTCACGTCAGTATGGATGCTCCTTTAGTAGAAGGTGAAGATTCTAACTTATATGATGTATTACGAAGTGGAGAATCACCAAATCCGGATAGAGATTTATTACACGAATCTTTAAGAACTGAGATTGAACGTGCTTTAGAAACATTAACTCCTCGTGAAGCTGATGTGATCCGTTTGTATTTTGGTTTAGCTAGTCAACACCCAATGACACTCGAAGAAATCGGAGAAACCTTCGATTTAACACGTGAACGTGTAAGACAAATAAAAGAAAAAGCTATTAGACGTTTGAAACATACGTCTAGAAGTAAAATATTAAAAACATATTTAGGTTAGTAATTCATATTTTTAACGACCAACCTAAAGAAGGTAACAACAGTTACAAACATAACTGTTCGTTTTTTGATTGATGAAAGAACCCACGGCTGATTACCGTGGGTTCACTTTTTTAGTCTATCCTAGTTTTCCCAAAGCGAAAGGATTCTAGTGTTATACATGTTTGATTCTCTATTTTTTATCTTAGATTATAATTAACATAGTATACTTACGTCGCTCATACTTCTTGTCACTTGTCTCATCTGATCTATTACCTTCTCATAGTAATTCTCGCTCCCTTCTTTCTCCAACTTCCCTTTCCTTACCAAAAGCACAAAAAAATCTTCACATTTTAAGTACCTTTGCACAAACTTAAAAGAACACACGTAATGGCTTCAAAAATAATTGCTCCATCAATGCTAGCTGCCGATTTTGGCAATCTTCAACGCGATACTGAAATGGTAAACCATAGTGATGCCGATTGGTTTCATATTGATGTTATGGACGGCCACTTTGTACCCAACATATCTTACGGAATGCCCGTAATTGCTGCTATAAAAAAGCATGCGACTAAACCGT from the Winogradskyella helgolandensis genome contains:
- a CDS encoding sigma-70 family RNA polymerase sigma factor; the protein is MRQLKITKQVTNRETASLDKYLQEIGKVDLITADEEVELAQRIKAGDQLALEKLTKANLRFVVSVAKQYQNQGLTLPDLINEGNLGLIKAAQRFDETRGFKFISYAVWWIRQSILQALAEQSRIVRLPLNKIGSINKINKTFAFLEQSHERPPSAEEIAKELDMTINDVKESMKNSGRHVSMDAPLVEGEDSNLYDVLRSGESPNPDRDLLHESLRTEIERALETLTPREADVIRLYFGLASQHPMTLEEIGETFDLTRERVRQIKEKAIRRLKHTSRSKILKTYLG